DNA from Quercus lobata isolate SW786 chromosome 1, ValleyOak3.0 Primary Assembly, whole genome shotgun sequence:
AACTCCAAATAGAACgcattaatttaaattaaatcatGAACGCTTTGATTAAAGTGTATTCACTATTGAGAGAAAAACCAAACATGGGAATTTCACAAGCAAAGTACATTAAATGGTGAGATTTTTGTCAAGTTGGCACTCATcatatgaatattttatataaaaggaCCCAAATAGGCAAGTAGCAAAATCTTACAAAAATAGAACCAAGTTAATGAAAATActgattaacaaaaaaataaaaaataaaaataaggcttacATTCATTATTGTTTCAGATATTTAGGATttgatagagaaagaaagacaaattTTTGCAGTGAAAGAAGTGAAACCCAgaaaagaattttgaattttggaggTTTCTGATAATGAAGCCCAATTCTAAGAGAAATTTGTAACTAAGAAACAAGCCTATAACTATCCAGAGACCTCTGTTTCCCCTGTTTCTTTGCAGGAAAAAGACTCCTCTTTTGTATTCTACCAGGTGAGAAACAAGTTACTCCAATGTATGGATTCTAAAAAGACTATCCTACCCTCTTTCAGGATTTCACTTTCATTGTCAATGATGATTGAAGGGAAGAAGAATCCTAATGTAATaactaagaaaagaaagaactgaAAGAGAGGAAAACCTTAGCTGGAAGGCCTGGAAAGAGAGTGACCAAATTGGAAGTTTTGAAGACAAATCCAACTGTCCAACATTCTAAATAAGTAACTGTTTGTCCCTCCAAAATCAACTTAAATAGTAACTGCCATAAATATTCTACACTATACAATGAAAGAACTTTTGAACTTTAAAGTATATCTTTCCTTTAACCACTAAcattactttaaaattttatatagtagtattttcttttatttaaataaggaTATTATAAATAATAGCTAGAATGAGAACCTCACTACGATCACATAAGATTTGTGGTCAACGAAATGGTATAAGAAAAGAACATATGCAGAATTTTTGTACTCCATCCACATATTTAAAACCAATATGCAACCTCAACCAAAGCCATTAAAATGTctgctttttgttttaataaaattaaattgttaattGTATTTGTATGAGTGATTGTATTGTGTACCTAGGAGCAGTTCTTAACCTACACCTTCAATGAGGATACCCCACTATGCAAGACTTCCCATTACCTATTGTTCCCTTAAGTACCTCATGTTTCCTTTATTTTGCATTATTAGCCACCAAGGCTTCCAAGTTGCCTCACATGTGTGCATATTCTAATGATCTTGCATGAGGATTTCAAGGAATTTGAGAAGATTTAAGCCAAAGCAACCACCTTTGATTTCTTAGGGATTTGGGGATTGACCTTTAAGGCTTTACACTAATTACTAACCCAAATTGTGTTATTCTAATCTTTCTGAACTATGAAATTGTCTGGCCTTTTCCTCAATGGAAGGTCCATCTTGGAAGACCCCACaagctttttattttcctttttcacttTTGGGTGAGATAACTTGATGGGTATATGACgcaacttttttctttattagcaattcttcttttccttttaaccTGTAAAATACCACAAATATATTCAAGATTAAATAGGTATCTCCTTTTTCTCTGTCCTCTTCTATAGGTAATATAACTAATACACGCCATCAGTCCATGCACTTTTCAAGATACTTTAACCACCATCAATCAGTTATCCCCAACTTCTGCAATTGCCTCTTGAAAATGACATTGAATAATGGTACAATGTCAAAgcatcaaaaaattttgtttattttatccTTTTATTGCTGTACTCATATTCCGATTCACAGTAAGAAATTATTAATGCAGACTCTAATACTTCAGGTTAAGCCTCTAAGAGATGTTACCGACAATGAATCTGTCACATCAATAGTGAtaatctgttaaaaaaaaaaattaattaaaaaaaaacaaccatgATTGTTTAGAACCGACCCAACAGTAAAGCACAGCTTCCCAATAGAGGAGCCAAATCCGCAAAGCTTTTGAGTCCATCAAAATCATGATTCCTAAGATAATTATTGTgaataaatattcaattaatatgtAGGCTTGCCATAGGTTAAGATGGGCATGGGACTGGTGGCCCTTCAAACAAATGTACAACATCTGGAAAGCAACATCATTAGAATAGAGAGAAAGCCAATTAAAGCTGATGAGTGGTGATTGAAAACCAGTGTagttttataaatgaaaatatggaATAGGGGATGtcagttttaggcttttagcttcttcttttgtGTTAAAGAGACAAGCGCATGCCCAAATGTATTTGAGTGTGGGAACAAAGGTCCCTACCCTTTTGCAAATCTGTCTTGCATGATGACAACATGTAATTTCTAGAGTAGAGTTGCATGCAATCATGAAGGTTTACTATTTTGTACATCATTATAACAAGAAGATGTAACCTATAATCTTATGTAAGCAAATTCCTAATTCAGAtttgattttcatttgttttttaatgttaGATAACATTCTCACAAAGTTTTCCTCCAACCTATCACATGGCAACTCATAAAACCATTGACATGTATCACTTAAGCAGATTACAGGACTCATTAAATAGGTCATGTGACTAAATCTAcacaaaaattttatcaattaccATATAGTGAGTGGGATAAATTTTCATCCAACTTTTTCCCTAACACAAAGGCTAAAGGTGATGCCCATTGGTTTCGTAATAAGAGGAAACCGTCTCTTTGTGTTTGTCTGTTTAGGCAGATGAATTCTATCTATATTTAGCCtgataaaatgattttttctcAACTCCTTAGTTAATCACCAattccccaaaaaataaatacaccCTCATCCCAATAATTGAAGTCTGAATCTTGCTCCCCCTCACAACGATGGAAGCTATTGGCTGTATTCATAataaactgcaaaaaaaaaaaaattgaaaagacaTGATAACAGCTGTGAATCAAACATACCACATTGTTGTCTGGCCAAAAAACACATATAGCATAGGTCACGCCAAGAAAACGTGTAACATCATCAATATATCGCATCAAAGTAACAAAGTAAATGTGTAAagccatttttattttatatttttgcataAAAAGCTATTGTTGGGAGACCATTTTGTGGGTCCTTAAATCATGCTTTTTAAAACAACCCACCACCATTGCACATTGGAAAATGCTGAGTTTTCAAAGATACTTGATATAGGCTATAGTTCAAGAGAGatacaacccccccccccccctcctcttttttttctcactttttcccCCTTGGAaccaatttatatttttcttttaaaaccaTAATTCCCACAGTAGTAAAGACCACATAATTTCTGCTAATAAGATGTATGGGCAGGATTTATGGTAAACCAGCAAAGGAAGACAAGGCATGAATCCAGAATCCAGAATAGGCAACACAACTATCATATTCATTCATTTCATTGAAACTGTATTACAGCTCAAGTGTCTCAATCTAGTCATAATTTACAGCCAGCCGCATAATGAGCACCCTGGactgaaaaaattaaataataataataaaatctgtAATGTGTTTGCGTTAAGAACAAATACTGAAGCTTTTTTCATCCAGGCTACATCACACTCCCCATGCAAgccaaaattttcctaaaatgatcACAATGTATTGAACAAAACAGCATAGGCTCTAACCACCGAAAGGTCAACATTGGAGACAGCTATAATCCTCTTAAAAACTACAACATAATTACTAATCCAAAGGAATTATCATCCACTAGACCTTTTGCTGCAACGCTACTGCTGAATCTTAAGGACTGGGAAAGCAATTACATCACGGATACTGGCAGAGTTGGTCAAGAGCATCACCAGCCTGTCAATTCCAAGTCCCTGAAAacaaattctttcaattaagATTGCTCAGGAAGATTTGTGGCAATAGCAgtttaatgagaaataaaatcattaatgCTCTCAATCCTTCATTCTCTTTGCAAGAATGAATAGTAGTAGATGCACACATGCAACCACCCACCTATGCACACATTTCTTACAATGTCTTCTTGAATATAAATACTAGAGAATTCAgagttgtgaaattatttaCTATGTGAAATATTGCAATTCAAACTAGTAAATAACAACAGCGGGCATTTCAGTTAGAACTTCAAAGACCATCATGCTAATAAAAGACATATACACCATGCAAGAAAATGAGTTGCCTtatcaggaaaaaaataaaacattggAAAAGCCATGGGAACACAGCAGGCCCCTctatatttcatattataaataattatcaattctgagtatttcataattttttaggaACCAACTTTATTCAGTAGGTAGGTTATAATGCAtattctcttatatttttttttaatttattatcttttttctgaagaaaaaaaatcttaaactttcaaaaaaaattccttcatTATATGAATTATCAGAATGTTGATTAACTttccaaatataaatatatacatatatatgtacaAATATAATAGTATATGTTAACATTTAAACATAATTATATCTTTTTTAGTATTATACTAAAAAGAAATTACCAAACATAATACAAGCAGCCCATACTCCGTTTGTAGTAAAAATGTGTGCAGCATAATGCAAACTACAAAAGAGATCTACATAAAcccatttttgtattttgaagttttcattaaaaacacacacaaacacacaggGGGTCTCAAAAAAGGATCAACAAGTTGAAGATTATCAGTTTGAAATAATATTAGTAGCtattttaaattcataattttagcATCAGATTTCTTTTGCTTAACCTTATATCCTAAGGACTAGTTAAATTGGTCTTTTGTTTGTTACTTTCTTGttttttaatgaacaaaatTAATAGGCACTAGCTTATCTATTTAACGTGGTATATGAGTTTACTTAATGTAATTATTGTTAAGGtttgtacaaaagaaaaaaggttagTTGGAAAATACAGATCAATTGTTGAGTAGACTTTGCcccacaaaataaaatcaaaaaccataaatagAGAGTATGAACAGTTTAATAAAATTGATGCACTTTCTAGATGCATAAAATAGTAAGAGCTCAACCCATTTTCACCCCAACAAATTTGTAGTTAAAGTAATCATTTTTTGAGGATTCCTCCAAAAAATACCCAAGCAAAATTAAGATACAGCAAAAGGACAATCATACCATTCCTGAAGCTGGAGGCATTCCATATTCCAAAGCCGTCAAAAAGTCATCATCAAGAGTCACTTCGTATGAGCCATCCTCATCTTTATTACTTTTTCCTTCCACAGAGTTTGTATCCATAGCAGCTGCTGCTCTCTTCTCATTATGCTGCCTCACTTGCTCTTCCAAGCGTCCTCTCTGCCAAAAGACAAGATTAATGACAACCCCTCTGCTTTCTAGTCAAAACCACTCTATGCACAGTTTTAACAGAACAACAAGAACATCCATaaacaagtataaaaaaaatgtacttaaCATCAACTTCGGTACCAGTCAATACTAAATTGACCGGTTTCCCTCATAGTGAGAACCTGGGTTTGAATCCCCCCATCCCCACTTGTTATAGaggagagaggggggggggggggtgttggaGGGAGGAGAGGGGAGAATACCCTACTCATTTAGTTGGTTATGAAAAGCATTCCTAAAACTTCTATAAATTGTAATTGCCTTCTAAGCTCAAGTTAAGGCAATTATCATTGCATTGAAATAAAGGAAGGCCAGATAAAGCAACAAGAAAACTAAAATCACTGACTTTATTTGTTGACTCTAATGGATTCATGAAGTGAATGCAACTGAATTACATTTGAATCCAACCATAACCTACAGACACTTCATAACTCATCCAGagtaaatatttcaaaatcagATGCTCCTTAGTTGTGAATTTGTTGCAAGAAGTTGAAAGTTAGCAAGATAGAAAGCAAATCATGAAATCCAAAAATGTACGATAAGCTCACCTGATCCATAGGATCAGTCAATTCAGAAAACGCATTGGCCAGCTCACGACCACAGATAAAAAGCTCAAATCTTTCAGTTAACCCTGCATGCCTAAGGttgaaagattaaaaattagattatgaAGAACATCcaaaataacaaataagttATTCTTTCAATCATCTCTCCACAACATGTTCCTTCATTGATGCAAGGCAATGCCTATAAAAGGaactattaatttaaaaaaaaaaaaaacacacaaacacacacagaaTAAACTGGTAGGCAACAAGGAGGAAAGCAAATACATTTACATATGTATAAGGACGGGATCTGTTACTTGGCCATGTGCATAAAGCAAACCTAGGAATAACGCAGTATATGATACATCAAGACAAAACTAGCAGAATCAAGCTGGCCATGTGCAATACTAAGAAGCACGGACACTCCAAAATCCTTGGTTTGTCCATGCCAAACACAGACATACCAAGGACACTCTTGCATGAGCGTCCGTCAAGGGGgggaaatgatttttttttaatctttgattttagatgtgtttttaaagttttacatagttgctatttatttttaaaaattaaaatagacaTTAAATATGCctaaagatatatataaaattataaattaattaattgctgTATCCCTATTATTCCATGCTTCTTAGGCAATGAAGATTTTCAATgaatgattttaaaataaaaattaataaataaataaataaacttctattttagatatgtttttaatgattttgatagttgtcatttattttgaaaacttcaaataaaaataaaatatacccAAAGATATATATTAGTTAATTGTTATATCCCCACCCCATCGTTGTGTTAGAGTCTGTGTCCATGCTTCTTAGGAAATGAATGAAGATCTTCATTCTTCAATGAATGATTCCATGCAAAAAGAAGGCTCTAGAATGCCAGAAGTACAGTAGATATGGAGAAATTCAGGTTTAAATCACAAGATAAACTTGATTCCAAATCGAAGTCATATTTGATGCATAAATGTAATTGACATGGTAATTACATACGAAATACATGTAATAGCAATATTGTACCACATCttttaaattgttcttgaaaGTTGTGGCATTGACAACCATATAATCTCATCATGCAACTTCAATTACCTTCTATGTGGTTTTGCCAGAGGAGATATCTCAATAGGATAGTCCAACACAAATGTGGGTTGCAGAAGTTTCGGTTCTACAACAATCTCAAATACCTGGAAAAATTATGGAGGCAAGACTAAATACTGAGAAGGGCTGCATAAAAGAGGAAGTCTggataacaaaaagaaaagcaagtaTACAAAAAGAAACTCTTCTTTTTCAGCATTATTGTTTTTCATACAGCAGCacttaaatggaaaaaaaaaaatttatataagcaAATTACACGAGAATTGCAGATTTAATGAGATTggaaataaaggaaaacaaagacTAGAAGGGCGGAAAAAAAAGTAGTCCACCAACATTAACAATAATTAAGGAAAATACTCTACGTACATTGCaattgttcataaaaaaaaattaaaattaaaaaaaaatatatttattattataataaagaaaaataaaaataaaataaaataaaacactaattCTAGATTCTTGATATATAGATGCTTACTGACCTCGTTAAGGAGGTGGCCAACAGATGGACTTGCTTCAATAGAAGATTTGTCTTTGTTCTCAAGGTCAATTCCAAGGGCCTTCAGAGTTACTTCCTTTGCAGTTTTAAGATCATTTCCCAACTCACTGAAATCAATCCCAGTGGCTTCTTTTACAAGATTGTGCATGGTTTCCCTCCTCCAAGGTCGCTCAAGACATATCTCCACACCCTGCATAGATGTATTGCAGCAGCTTAGCAGATTAAAACATCAATCATTGCCATATATTACTAACGGGAGGTGTCATTCTAATTTGTTTCTTCAACAGCAATTCCAAGCATGTGAAGCAACCAGTCCCATGCTCACATACGAAACTACAGAAGCAACCAAAGCTTCTTCCAAATTTAACATTTTGCTTACCAAGAACTTTTAGGTAATCATACTTTGGGCAAGGTGCATGCCTAAATTGTGACCAATTTCAATACCAAGATTGCCTTTAACACAGTACACAGGCCAGGATTATTAAAGCTCAATTGGGGGGAAAAAAGACCTAATCTTATAAGCAAGGTTGAAATGAAAAGAGGCGATGTTCAGTTAAATTTTAATTCACAGTGACTACTTTTTGTGTTTCACTTATTTGGCAATAAATCCAATTCCAGAATATTCCACTTAAGCGCAGGTATTTGTTGGTGCTACAGAACTGCAAGTAAGAAAACAATTACCTGGTAGTCAATTGTAAGCTTCCCATGAACTGCAACAGCACATCGACTAACAATTTCCTCCGCCATGTTCATCATGCTCTGGTAGTCTGAATATGCTTCATACATCTATGATCAAACTAAtaccaataataataagagCTTCATTTAATAGATTGAAACGTCAACAACATATATTATTACAGGCAATCAACAGTTAAGCTCACATAGAGTGCATTGACATTAATTATGTACTAggtccaacaaaagaaaaaactttaacccaaaaaaaaaaaaaaaaaaattacctctATTGTGGTAAATTCAGGATTATGACGAGTTGAAATGCCTTCATTTCTGAATATTCTCCCAATCTCGTATACTTTTTCAAACCCCCCAACCTGTCATCCACAGGCACAGGTTTTATTGAAGatataaattagtaaaaaccaATTCAAAACTTACATTGGAAGAAAACATAGCTATTTTATTGTTACGAGACCAGCAATTACGCATGTGAAAAGTTTCGGCAAtcataaaatatatgtatagGACAAGAAGATAGTAGTGACATTTAAGCACCCAAAAAGAGACCATAATGTTGATCGGGTCATATTCATAGGAGAGCATGAATACACTAAAAGAAAGGATTATTTTGGTTCAGAATGAAGGCTCTACACTAGCAATGATAGGGCCAAAAGAGAGTGAATTGAGTTGGTCAAAAAAAATCCTCTtcatattaaagaaaatgaaatccaCTAAacaaagaaagggagagaaacaAGAAGGAAACTGATATTCGTTAGAGGACACAACTCAAGCAAGACAACAggtttatattaaaatttgagagagagagagtgcaaGAGTATGAAACTATAAAAAGAAGATACTAAATCTCCCAACACTATTTCATAGAAGCTGTTCTACTGGCTAAAGAATCACCGTCAACTTTATTGGTTCCAAAACTCCAAGGGAAGGTTTTACATATCTCGCACAAGTGACAGAATCCCAAAGGACAAGGATGCCAGTTGTGGGGGGAAATTTCCCAAGATTTTACATATTGGCTTAACAGAATAGATACATGAAGTGACACCATTTGAATTAGTTGCAGGAGAACTTCCAGCAATGTACGGTGTCGGATAATAACACCTATATTTTTTGTGGGCATACATCCGATATTCAGGAGTAATAAGTGTTCAACGCTAAATTAGTTGAGCTGAATAATTTACTTATCTCCTTGTTGTTAAGATAGaatatggaaaaattttgtagattaaaaaaagatgaaaaccatAAACTCTAAGTAACCTCAACCATCATAGTTGATGAACTTTGTAATGAATTATTCCTCAAAAGCTATTGGTAATGAATTTTACAGCAGAAGTCAACTGTATACCACATAATGTCCCTTAAAATTAACGATACCTGATCAGTGATTACTTTGAGAATGGTGTGCCTTATCTTGCAAACTAGCAGTTTATTAATGAACAGTAGATAGGCATTGACAAGACcactcataagtcataacttACTAGAATAGGGAAAGTATGACATGTAAATTCTCACCAGCATTCTCTTTAAGTGAAGCTCCGTCGCTATTCTCAAATAAAGGTCCCTTCCCAGTGAATTATGGTGTGTAACAAATGGCCTAGCTTCCGCTCCACCAGCTGCTCCCTAgttaataaaatcaattaaaaccaAGCTCAAGGCATGAAATTCATGCACATTATGGTATTGTGCACTTTATAAAGGGAAAAAACTTCAAAGATATTAACAAACCTGTAAAACTGGAGTTTCAACTTCAACAAAGCCTAATGATTCCACTGTCTTACGTATCTCTGACACGATCTGGTCAGAAAGTTTAGCTTTTAATTGCTCAGGCCTTAAAAAAAGAACAGGACAATCTAATGAAAAGCAATCTGTGATACCACATTGGGACTGGGTTGGAAAACCCAGCCATACAAAAAGATTATTCAAAATCTCCTTTTAAATTAGAGCCAATCCACCAATTATATAAACAGAAATTTCAAAACCAGTGAAGAATTTTCCACAAAGTTATCATTTAAATATAGTTGATAATTCCAAAGAAACTTTCAATTCAACCAAAATCCATAACAGATGATGTAACAAAATCAGAAACCTTGATTACAGTGCAGGAAGTTGGGAGCTtcataaatgtcaaattaaCTTCCATTTATTCAATTCCTTAAGCATTTATAGATTACATAGCTTTCATGCCAATCAATTAGAGGTTCTGATTTTGTAGAGAGAACTTAAAAAGTAGACACTGAAAAATATTAGAAAGTCTGCACTACTGAAGTACTTGCTGGCTGAACAGCAATATAGGTGATCTATTGGAGAAAAAGTGAGCACTACTTCAAGATGCCACTTGACATCACAATAATATTAGCAAGTTCATGTTGTGAAATTCTTTGACAATGCTAACTTAACATTGCTATAAAGATGTTTAACATTAAATGTTGGGGGAAAAAGTTATATTCTATTGATGGTATCAAGAGATATAAAACAGCTGCATGAAACCTATATACAGAAATATCACACAGCTGGCAATTTTACagttaaattatacaaaaaaacttatatttagaaaagaaaatgataactTGAGAGCTCCATAAGGTCCTTTGTTACTTTTTGGGAAGAGGGGAAAGGAAGATGACTTACCTTTGCTCTATTCCGGAATATATCAGCTACTTCAGGATTTGCAATCATATCTACATACCTAAACATAGATAAGATACATACAGATATAGTTAGGCATCAGAACTTAACCAATTTGCCAGAGACTAAAAATAGAATCAATCTTTAAGGAAAATAAGTATGACCATGGAGATAATTGAAAATAGATTCCAATGGCGGATGGATGAGTAACGAGTTGCACCCAAAAGAAATTGAAACAATGAAGTAGGATACATATGTAAGTGTTCCACCAAAGAAAGCTCATTTGAAAAGTTTGGAAGTAGAACCTGTTGGTTACCTAGACAAACACACAAGAGAGCCTATGTATACATCTGGAGAAAAAGCAATCAAGAGAGTAGAAGTAACTCAAAGAGAAAGTACTCAACAGAAATGTGAACACCGGACATAGTTACTTAGTTACATTATTTTACTAGTGCTCGAGACTTGAAATTGAGTTTGTgcttgataaatatatatagatagatagatagatatatcCACAAGTTATTTTGCCAAATGCATGCCATTcagaatttatataaaattttgactAGCTAGAAGAGCGTCAATGCAACTTGAAACCAGAATATCTCCTACATCAGTGACTAccttcataaaaatattatcaaaatcaCATCCTTCATATATAATACAATTACCTACATTAGAAATCATCTTAATGAAGTCACTCTTTTTTCACATGATTCACTTGCATTGCATTTCCCAAAAgtgcaaactttttttttggtaagtaaaaaatgCACACACGcacaacaacatcaacaatatGAACTCACCTTTGGCGGTAGCGCTTATCCACATCAGTTAGACCATGAAATTTGTCCGGCAGTGGGAGTAGAGATTTAGTAAGAATGGCGAATGAATTCACATAAACAGAAAGCTCTCCTGAAGTTGAACCAAGGAGAAAAGAACTTAGGTCTAAGCTGATGTTCCAAAAtgtcataataaaatattaggaAAGAAAGTGGCATGGTTACAACCAAGGCATTTTTTATATTCCTGACTGGAATGAAAATATGGTTGATATAAAACAGGTTATGTTGGATGCCCTGAACTAATCAGGTAACATTAGTGTCACCCCCAACAGCCACATCTATATCAGTACAGAGGGTAAACTCAGAATCACAgtattaatattctttttatttgctCTGATATGTAATATTACATTAGAAGAAGGAAACGGGTTGGTACACATGCAGCATACAAGGACCCCaactaaacaaatataaaaaaattaaaaaataaataaaaaataaataaaaaaaaagaagtaaattaTAGCCAATACAAAGCAAGAAAGCTGAGCTAAGGAAAAGGGTCTCTGCAAGCCCCCTCACTCAATTTAAAACTTCCAATAATCAAAAAAGATAGCCTTTTGTTATAAGAAGTAATTTCTTTCTAGGTGGCCCATCCGAACTGATCTAGATTTTAGAAGTAGTTGTTTATACaaaatgatggaaaaaaaagttCCAAAATGACT
Protein-coding regions in this window:
- the LOC115974926 gene encoding lysine--tRNA ligase, chloroplastic/mitochondrial; amino-acid sequence: MEALRVWSLTTSQPLKHLFRLATATTTTTTNSVRFVLRCSSTAATTTTGGRNRRSSSSSSSSSTSDKDAVRAIRLKKVEELRSKGLDPYAYKWDRTHTANQLQDIYRHLGNGEESNSESDHVSIAGRIVARRAFGKLAFFTLRDDSGTIQLYCEKERLVNDQFDQLKTLVDIGDILGASGSIKRTEKGELSVYVNSFAILTKSLLPLPDKFHGLTDVDKRYRQRYVDMIANPEVADIFRNRAKIVSEIRKTVESLGFVEVETPVLQGAAGGAEARPFVTHHNSLGRDLYLRIATELHLKRMLVGGFEKVYEIGRIFRNEGISTRHNPEFTTIEMYEAYSDYQSMMNMAEEIVSRCAVAVHGKLTIDYQGVEICLERPWRRETMHNLVKEATGIDFSELGNDLKTAKEVTLKALGIDLENKDKSSIEASPSVGHLLNEVFEIVVEPKLLQPTFVLDYPIEISPLAKPHRRHAGLTERFELFICGRELANAFSELTDPMDQRGRLEEQVRQHNEKRAAAAMDTNSVEGKSNKDEDGSYEVTLDDDFLTALEYGMPPASGMGLGIDRLVMLLTNSASIRDVIAFPVLKIQQ